The Saccopteryx leptura isolate mSacLep1 chromosome 2, mSacLep1_pri_phased_curated, whole genome shotgun sequence genome has a window encoding:
- the KIAA1958 gene encoding uncharacterized protein KIAA1958 homolog isoform X1: MEDCLHTSSENLSKLVSWAHSHGTICSLIPNLKHLLSEGSHGNLTAMWGCSAGHAYHWPLTATCRAGSQERVCFQDNRSFNSDSPSIIGVPSETQTSPVERYPGRPMKTKLDCNRTRDSCDFSYCSEPSELDEAVEEYEDENTLFDMVCESSVTDEDSDFEPQTQRPQSIARKRPGIIPSSLHSSSQAQMVDECSNDVIIKKIKQEIPEDYYIVANAELTGGVDGPALSLTQMAKPKPQTHAGPSCVGSAKLIPHVTSAISADLDPHGVSASPSVMSRQIVQKTARASLASPNRGPSGVHGTSQQVTMQVPVSTSHPNKQISIPLSALQLPGQDEQVASEEFLSHLPSQVSSCEVALSPSVNTEPEVSSSQQQPQVAPAITTEAMAQCIPDQDERAAELSREQNEKTIRSTQTALRNFREFLISKYPSETREIYVIPCKELDAYLASFFVDARQKDGSEYEPNSLANYQCGLERYLKEHRYGYSITRDKEFKRSQEALKQKQIELRCKGKGNKPHKSMKLTFADELILRKRGLLSRYNPEGLLNLVWLNNTKAFGHCTGFHGSTLKWGDIRLRVTETGLEYLEWMGQDTGDLNAKTKRGGTDSRVYATQHAPQTCPVQDYKEYAQRRPPAMRYEDAPFYLSIKPVVNLAALHWYNCQALGKNKLAKMVKTMCEKGNIPGRKTNFSVYQSCSTLSEAQSNQLVLICNNLSQQAAQSVAGHSNSGNFIVSASYDSSSDTA, encoded by the exons ATGGAGGATTGCCTTCATACCTCATCCGAGAATCTGTCCAAACTGGTCAGCTGGGCCCACAGCCACGGGACTATTTGCAGCCTCATTCCTAACCTGAAACACTTGCTCTCGGAAGGTTCCCATGGTAACCTGACAGCAATGTGGGGCTGCAGTGCTGGCCATGCTTACCACTGGCCGCTGACGGCGACGTGCAGAGCCGGGTCCCAAGAAAGGGTCTGTTTCCAGGATAACAGAAGTTTTAACTCTGATAGTCCCAGTATCATCGGAGTGCCCTCTGAGACCCAAACTAGCCCAGTGGAAAGGTACCCTGGGAGACCAATGAAAACGAAGCTAGACTGTAATCGGACCAGAGACTCTTGTGACTTCTCTTACTGCAGTGAGCCCTCTGAACTGGACGAAGCTGTTGAAGAATACGAAGATGAAAACACCCTGTTTGACATGGTTTGTGAGTCTTCTGTTACAGATGAAGATAGTGACTTCGAACCCCAAACCCAAAGGCCTCAAAGCATTGCTCGAAAAAGGCCTGGAATAATCCCGTCTTCTCTCCATTCAAGCTCCCAGGCTCAGATGGTTGATGAATGCAGCAATGACGTTATCATCAAGAAAATCAAACAGGAGATTCCCGAAGATTATTACATTGTGGCAAATGCAGAGCTGACTGGAGGGGTAGATGGACCAGCCCTGTCATTGACACAGATGGCGAAACCCAAGCCTCAGACTCATGCTGGTCCCTCCTGTGTAGGGTCTGCTAAGCTAATTCCCCATGTCACATCTGCCATCAGCGCAGATCTAGACCCACATGGTGTGTCTGCGTCTCCCTCTGTGATGTCCAGACAAATCGTCCAGAAGACTGCCAGGGCATCTCTGGCTTCACCAAACAGAGGACCCTCTGGTGTCCATGGCACCAGCCAGCAGGTGACCATGCAGGTGCCTGTGAGCACATCCCATCCCAACAAACAGATCAGCATCCCTTTGTCTGCCCTGCAGCTGCCCGGACAGGATGAGCAGGTTGCTTCTGAAGAGTTCCTGTCCCATCTGCCCAGCCAGGTCTCCTCCTGTGAGGTGGCTCTTTCTCCCTCCGTTAACACAGAGCCAGAAGTGAGCTCCAgtcagcagcagccccaggtggcTCCAGCCATCACCACTGAGGCCATGGCACAGTGCATACCAG ACCAGGATGAAAGAGCAGCTGAGCTCAGCAGGGAGCAGAATGAGAAAACCATCCGGAGCACGCAGACCGCGCTCCGCAATTTCCGGGAGTTCCTCATCTCCAAGTATCCTTCCGAAACAAGAGAGATTTATGTCATCCCTTGTAAGGAGTTGGATGCCTACCTTGCCTCTTTCTTTGTGGATGCCAGGCAGAAGGATGGGTCCGAATATGAACCCAACAGCTTGGCCAATTACCAGTGTGGACTGGAACGGTACCTAAAAGAACACAGGTATGGTTACAGTATCACCAGGGACAAGGAATTCAAGCGCTCCCAAGAGGCCCTGAAACAGAAGCAGATCGAACTGCGctgcaaaggaaaaggaaataagccGCACAAGTCCATGAAGCTCACCTTCGCTGATGAGCTCATTCTACGCAAAAGGGGCTTGCTAAGCCGCTATAACCCCGAGGGTCTGCTCAACCTTGTCTGGCTCAACAACACAAAAGCTTTCGGGCACTGCACAGGCTTCCACGGCTCTACCTTGAAGTGGGGTGATATCCGGCTCCGGGTAACAGAAACGGGACTGGAGTACTTAGAGTGGATGGGTCAAGACACCGGTGACCTGAATGCCAAAACCAAGAGAGGGGGGACGGACTCCCGTGTGTACGCCACCCAGCATGCCCCACAGACGTGCCCCGTACAGGACTATAAGGAGTATGCCCAGCGGCGGCCTCCCGCCATGCGCTACGAGGATGCCCCTTTCTACTTGTCCATCAAGCCAGTTGTGAACTTGGCAGCTCTGCACTGGTACAACTGCCAGGCCCTCGGCAAGAACAAGCTGGCCAAGATGGTGAAGACCATGTGTGAGAAGGGCAACATCCCGGGCAGGAAAACCAACTTCAGCGTGTATCAGAGCTGCAGCACCTTGTCCGAGGCGCAGAGCAACCAGCTGGTGCTTATCTGTAACAACCTGAGCCAGCAGGCCGCCCAGTCAGTGGCGGGGCACTCCAACAGTGGCAATTTCATCGTCTCTGCCTCTTATGACTCTTCCTcagatactgcctga